The genomic region CTCATCAAGGATTGGAGCCGGTTTTGGCGCAAGAGCCGCATCAATTGCGATTGTTGGAGGCGGGGCGAGCGGCGTCGCAGTAGCCGTGAATCTGATGCGGAACGCGACCACGCCGCTTTCCATAAGGGTCCTTGAGCCACGAGGCGGCCTGGGGCTGGGCGTAGCGTATTCGGCCGCGTTCGACTCGCACCTGCTGAACGTGCCGGCGGGCGATATGAGCGTCTTCCACGATGTCCCCGCCCACTTCTTCAAATGGCTTCGCGGCAACGGTCACCCGCGGGCGGAACCCACGTCGTTCGTTCCGCGCCGTAGCTACGGTGCATATCTTCAGTCGGTCCCTGCGGATGCGCTGTTCCAGGCGAGGCCGGAGCTCACCTTCGAACACGTTCGTTCTCTCGCAACCCGGATCTCGAAGAATCAAGGA from Candidatus Binataceae bacterium harbors:
- a CDS encoding FAD/NAD(P)-binding protein, encoding MSKSLRKTTDSSRIGAGFGARAASIAIVGGGASGVAVAVNLMRNATTPLSIRVLEPRGGLGLGVAYSAAFDSHLLNVPAGDMSVFHDVPAHFFKWLRGNGHPRAEPTSFVPRRSYGAYLQSVPADALFQARPELTFEHVRSLATRISKNQG